The Misgurnus anguillicaudatus chromosome 23, ASM2758022v2, whole genome shotgun sequence sequence TACAAATTTCAAGTCTTCTAATTATTTTTCTcaacgtgggcaccattcttacctctctctctctctctctctctctctctctctctctctctctctctctctctctctctctctctcatgtcaAATTATCCTGCGCGAgagcgcgttcttgaagttcaaagggaaaagcgcgtgttttcgcggcaattgcgtcacccaattcgcgtcatttgcatcgccccatgcTAGGACGCGTGTGgatgcgtctttgcattgactataTATGTAATCTGCTCGCGCAAATCCTTTATCTTGTTCCCTTGCTTCACGTTTTTTCCCCTTTATTCTGCCCCAGACGGATAgctttgttttaaatcaatggTGGGCATATAATATGCGCATCGTTACCAAATCACTCTTCTGCGTCATCCACGCGGCCGTTTCTAAATTTGAAGGCTGCAACCTCCGGATGTCGCATATGcgcgctgcatacgtcatcaagcctgatttatttaagttaaatgagcatttcatttgcaagtcataaacataatataacaattaaccattaactaagaataatagtcaacattataattgttaatattctgaaatacgtttttatgacgcatatgcagcctacaaatgtgacctctgaaggctgcagccttcggattgagaaactgcCTGCATGTTGTCCGAGTATATCACTGATTTAAGAAatcattaagtatttttaaaaacccgCATAAATTCGgaagtttgcaaattatttaaattatagcatcttgttttcattaaacataataataatttttctttgatataatggttttaaataattctgAGATCAAGGGGGCCCTCTAGTGGTGCGGGGCCCTATGCAAATTGCGTAGTTTGCGTATAGGAAAGACCGGCACTGttcacaatcaattacaaacacactcatactgtatatgaatcaacaagaaaactgcaaagtttgttcttccattttaatttaaatattttataaatctcagactcacacacagatgaagaAGGATCTGAATAATGCTCAAAGCAGTAATAACTGTCAGTGTTTTCACTGGATGATACAGATATGCTTTGGTCAAATGTTAAACGTTGTCCATTCTTGTACCAGTGGTAAATATATTTAGATGTTAAAGGGCAGGAGGAATCACAGCTCAGTTTTACTCGCTGTCCTGTAGATTCAGGAGTCATCTTTACCTGTACACCTAAATAATCAAAATCTTAcattagatgagaaatgaaaagagtttaactggactgatgagaatgtaaatgtacctgtgactgttagattgactgtgactgagctgagatgtttaactccatccttcataatgaacatgagctgatattctccactgtctctctctctcacatctCTTATTGTGAGTCGTGAGTAATCTTCAATGATCCACTGATCTGCtcgtcctgagtaatctgaatctaaagtcaaatcttcaggttcatctttgtttctccagtttgttctctgtttctgactgaaccagaacccagttttgatgttgatgtttgagtaAAAGCAGCTCACTGTCATCATTTCTCCCCTCATAGCACAAATATTCTGTGCATCACAGGTTACATTAAAATTATCCAATGTTAGGGACCCTGAAGAAGAAACGGTAACATTAATATGTAGTTTACTGTATGTAACTTCATTAAAATTACAGAGCGAGATGAGAGATTCAGACAGTCCTGTAAGGATATGAACCCTGATTCATCAATTTTGTTCTCAAATATAAATCTCTAATTTcagttttaaatatacaaactcactttaaacattttagagaGACTGATCCAAATGGAGAATTTAGCCTTTGGAGTACAGCGATGTAAATTAAATGAGACTAAACTAGTTTAAAATCTGACatacttttaacaaatatataatgaattgaagtatttcagtattataacaaaactgtgtttcataccttgaatgtgtaacagcaggatcagtgatgagagtctgaaGTTCATGATTTCTCTTTGTAGAAACTCACATATACCAgctacaaaacattaaacaagaacttTTCTTATTGCTGATAAAAACACAATGTTAGTTTGACTGTGACACTAAATTAATTTTTCAGATCTACCTCTTTATGGTAAAATCACTAACACACAACTGTTATTAACtaacaataattaaaattaaaatattttattttcaagttgcatataataaaacaataaaaacatgcaaacaCGTTGTTGAGCAGTTCTCTGTCCATGCATCAGTGGTTTTTAGCTGTATGTTTTAGCTCTTGTTAAATTATCTGCTGATCTCAGTTCCTGTCATTGTGAAGAAAAATCTCAGTTC is a genomic window containing:
- the LOC141359642 gene encoding uncharacterized protein is translated as MNFRLSSLILLLHIQGSLTLDNFNVTCDAQNICAMRGEMMTVSCFYSNINIKTGFWFSQKQRTNWRNKDEPEDLTLDSDYSGRADQWIIEDYSRLTIRDVRERDSGEYQLMFIMKDGVKHLSSVTVNLTVTGVQVKMTPESTGQRVKLSCDSSCPLTSKYIYHWYKNGQRLTFDQSISVSSSENTDSYYCFEHYSDPSSSVLEKTYWDYSRYGAFSDLREDHWFAGRVEFVGNTLRIKDVSMSDTGRYQFRFITNTSDEVSCSSGVYLTVTGFKPTTLSE